The following coding sequences lie in one Capnocytophaga stomatis genomic window:
- a CDS encoding FeoA family protein, with protein sequence MEKTSAKGKLTVSHLKKGEKGIIKHIDIENVPLKLIELGCFVGSEVEVIEKSVFGDPIYVNMNNSYLSIRKEMASLIEIEKI encoded by the coding sequence ATGGAGAAGACTTCTGCTAAAGGAAAACTTACTGTTTCTCATCTTAAAAAAGGCGAAAAGGGAATCATAAAACATATTGACATTGAGAATGTTCCGCTAAAACTAATTGAATTAGGATGCTTTGTGGGGAGCGAGGTTGAAGTCATTGAAAAATCTGTTTTCGGTGACCCAATTTATGTTAATATGAACAATTCATACCTTTCCATCCGCAAGGAAATGGCTTCACTAATTGAAATTGAAAAAATATAA